From the genome of Nasonia vitripennis strain AsymCx chromosome 1, Nvit_psr_1.1, whole genome shotgun sequence, one region includes:
- the LOC100115337 gene encoding cuticle protein CP14.6 yields MKSFAFVALFALVAYASAAPAASDEPIPILRRSDDGPNPDGSYAFSYETGNGIKAEEHGEVKPGGEEGIASVSGSYSYQAEDGTPIEVKYIADENGFQPQGAHLPVGPVIPPGILRALEWIAAHPEEDNLRK; encoded by the exons ATG AAATCCTTCGCTTTTGTCGCCCTATTCGCCCTCGTGGCCTACGCCTCGGCTGCCCCAGCTGCCTCTGACGAGCCCATTCCCATCCTGAGGCGCAGCGACGACGGCCCGAACCCCGACGGCTCCTACGCCTTCAGTTACGAGACCGGCAACGGCATCAAGGCCGAGGAGCACGGTGAAGTGAAGCCAGGTGGCGAGGAAGGCATTGCCTCCGTCAGTGGAAGCTACAGCTACCAGGCCGAAGATGGTACTCCCATCGAGGTCAAGTACATCGCCGATGAGAACGGATTCCAGCCTCAGGGTGCTCACCTTCCCGTAGGACCCGTCATCCCACCCGGCATCCTCAGGGCTCTCGAGTGGATCGCTGCTCACCCCGAGGAGGACAACCTCAGAAAGTAA